One Deinococcus roseus DNA window includes the following coding sequences:
- a CDS encoding inorganic pyrophosphatase, whose amino-acid sequence MEALKAFEALVEWEKGTTTRYRYEEGQVVFYREDPRAAPCNYGCIPGLMNPADDAEVDVIWLDGPLPVGWKGSIEVSGLLFLLDQDHKVLTGDLRHVQPVLDWFPSERGARVLPAEEALHWLNALKLAPPSHGSGQ is encoded by the coding sequence ATGGAAGCCCTTAAAGCATTTGAGGCGCTGGTGGAATGGGAAAAAGGCACCACCACCCGCTACCGTTACGAAGAGGGACAGGTGGTGTTTTACCGTGAGGATCCCAGGGCTGCACCCTGCAACTACGGTTGCATTCCGGGTCTGATGAACCCAGCAGACGATGCCGAAGTGGATGTGATCTGGCTGGATGGGCCTCTGCCTGTGGGCTGGAAAGGCAGCATTGAGGTCAGTGGTTTGCTGTTTTTGCTGGACCAGGACCACAAGGTGCTGACCGGAGATTTGAGGCACGTGCAGCCTGTGCTGGACTGGTTTCCTTCAGAAAGAGGAGCCAGGGTGCTTCCTGCAGAGGAGGCTTTACACTGGCTCAATGCCTTGAAGCTTGCACCACCATCACATGGCTCTGGGCAGTGA